In Streptococcus gallolyticus subsp. gallolyticus DSM 16831, the sequence AATAAAAGTAATTAACAGGGGAAACTCGTATATAAGTGTACCATTTTTTACTTCGTTCATCTGCAACCTTTGTCCCTAAAAGATTAATAGCATTTCCCATGATACCAAATGAAATCATTGAAATCAAGCAATATTCCGACCAAGGAACACCGTTAACATTAGCATTATTTGGAAATATCGCTGTGTAAACAATATAAAATAGTATCGGTAAAGCTATAATGAAAAAGACATATTTTATATCTCTAAAAACACGTTTTATATCAAGAAGAATCAAGAATATCATATTACGAACATCAATCATTTTCCAAAACCTCCATAAATAATTCACGCAATGTCTTTTGTTTTTTGTTCAACAATCTAACAGAAATATGATTATCAAAAACAACAGTATCTATATCGGAATCGGTAAAAAGGAGCTCGTCATTTTCATATTTAAAAATCAAATGATTCATTGCTTCTAATCGTTTTTCAGTTATACTTGATTTTTCTAGACTATATAAGGAATTATTCTGCAACTGCTTATTGATATCCACCATTTTATGATCCAACTTAATAAAGCCTTTGTCTAATACAACAATTCTGTTGCAAAACTCTGATACCTCTTCTAAATCATGGCTAATTAGAATAATTGTCAAATCAGATTCAAAAGAAAAATTGATTAAGGTATCCCAAAAAGCTCTCTTCGATACAATGTCCATTCCCACAGTTGGTTCATCCAAAATTAAAATTTTAGGATTACTTGCGATTGCTGTCGCGAATTGCGCCCTTCTTTGTTGCCCACCTGATAAAGTATTACAATATTTATGACGCTCATTAGATAAATTAACAGCTTCTAAAATTTCTTCTGAAGTTTTTGAACTGTTAGAAAAGCGCCTAATCATATCAATCCATTCGATAACTTTCATACGTTCAGGTACCGAAATTTCTTGAAGCATAACTCCAGCATCCTTTTTTACATTAAAATTTCGAATAACTTCACCTTCATCTTGAGTAATTAGTCCTAATAAAATTTTTGTTAAAGTTGATTTTCCTTCTCCATTTAGTCCCAAAAATCCAACAATATCTCCCTTATTAACGGTTAAATCA encodes:
- a CDS encoding ABC transporter ATP-binding protein gives rise to the protein MVSEELFRLTRIKKSFGEKKVLKGVDLTVNKGDIVGFLGLNGEGKSTLTKILLGLITQDEGEVIRNFNVKKDAGVMLQEISVPERMKVIEWIDMIRRFSNSSKTSEEILEAVNLSNERHKYCNTLSGGQQRRAQFATAIASNPKILILDEPTVGMDIVSKRAFWDTLINFSFESDLTIILISHDLEEVSEFCNRIVVLDKGFIKLDHKMVDINKQLQNNSLYSLEKSSITEKRLEAMNHLIFKYENDELLFTDSDIDTVVFDNHISVRLLNKKQKTLRELFMEVLEND